In Phoenix dactylifera cultivar Barhee BC4 chromosome 11, palm_55x_up_171113_PBpolish2nd_filt_p, whole genome shotgun sequence, the following are encoded in one genomic region:
- the LOC103715027 gene encoding autophagy-related protein 2-like isoform X2, whose protein sequence is MFSRWDLFRATAIKRVCKFLLKKKLGEFILGDIDLDQLDVQLRDGTIHLSDLALNVDFLNQKLAGAAVLVKEGSIKSLSIKIPWRRKNCQIEVEVLELVLAPFVQRNTSPNDADSWMPSHDEEQHMYSDSEKIEMGTLQENSGAISQDVHEGVKTIAKIVKWFLTSFHVRLNEIFVAFDPHSDVEERASAFHRSLVLRVKELDFGTFVCEDAKAKLTNFVKFQEAVIEFLQMEDVDNSPQLHSGSETGFGEKYAGQSTITILTGPSGGFSGTLNLSIPWENGSLDIHKVDADVSVESVELRVQPSSIKWVIGIWESLTNVGTARWSNIHKPGDSSDQNSRHNVCSSTLGSSIADPGKVTPSSGIYPEDTFPAINQERVPDAFLTRAHVIHDWVPESINHEDRTDLEPDYGASIDEFFECFDGMRSYQANSGSSGIWNWTCSVFSAISVASNLAAGSGHVPEEQNVETNLRATIDEISIVLSFMDEDQTQSYDSSNIFNSLLNGLSPDSYMSCHSSMNIEQSTMTEVNSVKIHHLEARCQHLALDLQTYPQNMKFGASLGHISTDEYYDTRNHAEGSSFLDYKNDSYYQMLLNKHLQEQVQGALPPYPFSAQDHDSESYVSNCRNGLIKIKLLESFGKCSCQYTVSATGLDGKPKASTSFSVHLPPCVLWVHFPLVNMLLNLFKQVEYSFNKSSMNKDFVTDVTSERHNSSSLDDAESGHISCITTMSQRASLEGNIVLPQTRIIVCFPSEHYGAFRHSASLDKFIVIDHSSSVGDVSDVCQLPNGSSPNDNSCTPSISVHLNMGKFDIYLVKSSSENALGDKFHALDKQYFSAEKILSVTNRSNDYHSGITMLWQKGLVTGPWMASRTWSLSNLHDQHRNKVVGKGAEYSSVTTAEDFEETSSSIRQELILSSAFLFHFKFSCICVSIGSHDYKLLNQLLNYLLDELSSGAHGMDTNYEETKNKKLSPTDCYASQTSIHLECDLLDICITLDEVVVVSRLIQKELPGSWKSLKLKVKKFELLSASNIGGISEAKFSWLNHGEGELWGSIFDRNAKASELTQDFLLVTCRNSAFRRGAGEGTNALSFGSAGTTVTHIRNPQSCQSSTSIIVRSGTVVAPGGRLDWVSAICLYFSMPYQENEQSGNSKASVNGAASEILFFLDLVDVALSYEPHSKDPLVDNGVPDGEHSCAIESNEETDRQYVGCLLAAASFSLSNHTKANLSAVDYNIQLQDAGLLICESTGPRNDSGDYHVGLLQEIGYVKVAQVSLVEGILRIKGLLWEIECSESHICLDTCHDTTFGLVHLVAQLQQLYTPDVEDAVMHLQSRWNTIQQAQKDHNSNDVADNSESPDVGLNSEKSSPTSDEDHTSVGLLDEILENAFHIREECKSPSGHHEMHSHVSLDECMLGDRFKLNVNNSAAGDASALNRPLDGSSFGPGMGNTQQPSVHKPCSPQLIEGYYTSDLLQSSALTAGHHSPKEGHKFRLVDTSHRNMECGKGGWYKDSTLMIVENHISEIFNQPEGEQHEEGEFTSRNSDPAEYCIPKGRILLRNIDVRWRMYAGIDWTKPTNNSYNRLTINGRDGSVCLEFTLSGLNLQYDMYPDGEINISKLSISVQDFHLHDMSRDAPWKMVLGYYHSKDHPRESCAKAFNLGLEAVRPDASTPLEDYRLHLEFLPMRLHLDQDQLNFLISFFVKDSFVDETRSPPNNSSESEMTGRKSRSFGSQTIVKEALLPFFQKCDVKPLIVRIDYIPRHFDLAALSRGNYTELLNLVAWKA, encoded by the exons TTGGCCGGGGCAGCCGTTCTGGTGAAAGAAGGATCTATTAAATCCCTATCAATTAAAATTCCATGGAGGCGAAAAAACTGTCAGATCGAAGTGGAAGTACTTGAGCTTGTCCTTGCACCATTTGTCCAGAGAAATACTTCTCCAAATGACGCTGATTCTTGGATGCCTAGTCATGATGAAGAACAACATATGTACAGTGATTCAGAGAAGATTGAGATGGGAACACTCCAGGAAAACTCTGGTGCTATTTCTCAAGATGTTCATGAAGGAGTTAAGACAATTGCTAAGATTGTGAAATGGTTCCTTACAAGCTTTCATGTAAGATTAAATGAAAtttttgttgcatttgatcctcATTCAGATGTGGAAGAAAGGGCTTCAGCATTCCACAGATCCCTGGTTCTCCGAGTTAAAGAGTTAGATTTTGGAACATTTGTTTGCGAAGATGCTAAGGCTAAGTTGACTAATTTTGTAAAATTTCAAGAAGCAGTCATTGAGTTTCTTCAGATGGAAGATGTTGATAATTCTCCCCAGCTTCATAGTGGTTCAGAAACAGGGTTTGGTGAAAAATATGCAGGGCAAAGTACTATTACAATCTTGACTGGGCCAAGTGGTGGCTTCTCAGGGACGCTGAACTTAAGCATACCATGGGAAAATGGATCACTGGATATTCATAAAGTTGATGCAGATGTCTCAGTTGAATCTGTGGAACTGAGGGTACAACCCAGCAGTATCAAGTGGGTCATAGGCATATGGGAATCCCTCACGAATGTTGGCACCGCTCGATGGAGTAATATTCATAAGCCTGGAGATTCATCTGATCAAAACTCTAGACATAATGTCTGTTCATCTACATTAGGTTCTTCTATAGCAGATCCAGGTAAAGTCACACCAAGCAGTGGAATCTATCCAGAAGACACATTTCCTGCAATCAATCAAGAGAGAGTTCCAGATGCTTTTCTTACAAGGGCACATGTGATTCATGACTGGGTTCCAGAATCCATTAACCATGAAGACCGAACTGATTTGGAGCCAGATTATGGTGCAAG TATTGATGAGTTTTTTGAATGTTTTGATGGAATGAGGAGCTACCAGGCAAATTCAGGAAGTAGTGGAATATGGAACTGGACTTGTTCGGTTTTCAGTGCAATAAGTGTTGCATCTAATCTTGCTGCTGGATCAGGACATGTTCCTGAAG AACAAAATGTTGAGACTAATTTACGAGCTACTATTGATGAGATTTCTATTGTTCTTTCTTTCATGGATGAAGATCAGACACAGTCATATGATTCCAGCAATATATTCAACTCATTATTAAATGGCCTAAGCCCTGATTCTTACATGAGCTGTCACTCATCAATGAATATTGAGCAGTCAACCATGACTGAAGTTAATTCTGTGAAAATACACCATCTTGAAGCAAGGTGCCAGCATTTGGCTCTTGATTTGCAG ACTTATCCTCAAAACATGAAGTTTGGAGCATCACTTGGACATATTTCAACTGACGAGTACTATGATACTAGGAACCATGCTGAGGGATCTAGCTTCCTTGATTACAAGAATGATTCCTATTACCAAATGCTTTTAAATAAGCATTTGCAGGAACAAGTTCAAGGTGCTCTCCCACCATATCCTTTTTCTGCTCAAGACCATGATTCAGAATCTTATGTCAGTAATTGCAGGAATGGATTGATCAAGATTAAATTGTTAGAATCTTTTGGCAAATGCAGCTGTCAATATACTGTCAGTGCCACAGGTTTAGATGGCAAGCCAAAAGCATCAACATCTTTCTCTGTTCATCTGCCACCATGTGTATTGTGGGTTCACTTTCCATTAGTAAATATGCTGCTTAATCTCTTTAAACAAGTTGAATACTCATTTAATAAAAGCAGCATGAACAAAGATTTTGTGACTGATGTGACGTCTGAAAGGCATAATTCTTCGTCTCTTGATGATGCTGAAAGTGGCCATATTTCTTGCATAACAACTATGTCTCAAAGAGCAAGTCTGGAAGGGAATATAGTCCTTCCCCAGACAAGGATCATAGTGTGCTTTCCTTCTGAACATTATGGAGCCTTCCGACATTCAGCCTCTTTGGATAAGTTCATTGTTATTGACCATTCTTCGAGTGTGGGAGATGTTTCAGATGTCTGTCAACTTCCAAATGGAAGTTCTCCAAATGACAATTCCTGTACACCTTCCATTTCTGTCCATCTAAATATGGGAAAGTTTGACATTTACTTGGTTAAATCTTCAAGCGAAAATGCTTTGGGTGataaattccatgccttagacAAGCAATACTTTTCTGCTGAGAAGATTCTCTCTGTCACCAACAGATCAAATGACTATCATTCTGGAATTACTATGCTCTGGCAGAAGGGTCTTGTGACTGGTCCTTGGATGGCAAGCAGAACTTGGAGTTTGTCCAATTTGCATGATCAACATAGGAACAAAGTTGTTGGAAAAGGAGCTGAGTATTCCTCCGTGACAACTGCAGAAGACTTTGAGGAGACAAGTTCAAGTATTCGTCAAGAGCTGATTCTGAGTTCtgcatttttatttcattttaagtTTTCTTGTATTTGTGTCAGTATTGGTAGCCATGATTATAAATTGCTGAATCAGCTGCTTAATTATCTGTTGGATGAGTTGTCTAGTGGAGCACATGGAATGGACACTAACTACGAGGAGACCAAGAACAAGAAATTGTCCCCGACTGACTGTTATGCATCCCAAACATCTATTCATTTGGAATGTGATCTCCTGGACATTTGCATTACCCTAGATGAAGTAGTAGTGGTCAGTCGCTTAATACAGAAGGAACTACCGGGCTCATGGAAAAGCCTTAAACTGAAAGTTAAGAAGTTTGAGTTGCTGTCTGCATCAAATATTGGTGGAATTAGTGAAGCAAAGTTTTCATGGCTTAACCATGGTGAGGGTGAATTGTGGGGTTCTATCTTTGATAGGAATGCGAAAGCTTCTGAACTAACTCAAGATTTTCTTCTAGTCACCTGTAGAAACTCTGCATTCAGAAGGGGTGCTGGTGAAGGTACTAATGCATTATCTTTTGGCTCTGCTGGTACTACTGTTACGCACATCCGGAATCCACAGTCATGTCAAAGCTCCACATCTATAATTGTTCGTAGTGGGACAGTAGTTGCTCCTGGTGGCCGCTTGGATTGGGTCAGTGCGATATGCTTATATTTTAGTATGCCTTATCAAGAGAATGAACAATCAGGCAATAGTAAAGCATCAGTTAATGGTGCTGCTTCTGAAATATTGTTCTTTCTTGATTTGGTGGATGTTGCTTTGAGTTATGAGCCCCACAGCAAAGATCCCCTAGTTGATAATGGAGTTCCTGATGGAGAGCATAGTTGTGCTATTGAATCCAATGAAGAGACAGACAGACAATATGTGGGATGCCTTTTAGCTGCAGCATCATTTAGCCTTTCTAATCACACCAAGGCAAACTTGTCCGCTGTTGATTACAATATCCAACTGCAAGATGCAGGACTTCTTATCTGTGAATCGACTGGCCCAAGAAATGACAGTGGTGATTATCATGTAGGTCTTCTGCAAGAGATTGGGTATGTTAAAGTTGCCCAGGTTTCTCTTGTTGAGGGTATTCTTAGAATTAAAGGCCTTCTTTGGGAAATTGAATGTTCAGAATCACATATCTGTCTGGATACCTGCCATGACACAACTtttggtcttgttcatttggttGCTCAACTTCAACAGCTTTATACACCTGATGTGGAGGATGCTGTAATGCATTTGCAATCTAGGTGGAATACTATTCAACAAGCTCAAAAGGATCACAATTCAAATGATGTGGCAGATAACTCAGAAAGCCCTGATGTTGGATTGAACTCTGAGAAGAGTTCACCAACTAGTGATGAAGACCATACATCTGTTGGACTGCTGGATGAGATacttgagaatgcttttcataTTCGTGAAGAATGCAAATCTCCATCCGGTCATCATGAAATGCATTCTCATGTTTCACTTGATGAGTGCATGCTTGGAGATAGGTTTAAGTTGAACGTAAACAACTCTGCAGCTGGTGATGCTTCTGCTCTGAATCGTCCTTTGGATGGTTCATCATTTGGTCCAGGAATGGGAAACACTCAGCAACCATCTGTGCATAAACCATGCTCACCTCAACTTATTGAAGGCTATTATACATCTGACTTACTTCAGTCATCAGCGTTAACTGCAGGCCATCATTCACCTAAAGAAGGTCACAAATTTAGATTAGTCGATACTTCTCATCGGAACATGGAATGTGGAAAGGGTGGTTGGTACAAGGACAGTACTCTAATGATAGTAGAGAACCATATTTCAGAAATATTTAATCAGCCAGAAGGCGAACAACATGAAGAAGGGGAATTTACTTCGAGGAACTCTGATCCTGCTGAGTACTGTATTCCGAAAGGAAGGATACTTCTTAGAAATATTGATGTGAGATGGAGAATGTATGCTGGCATTGACTGGACTAAACCAACGAATAATTCTTACAATAGGTTGACAATAAATGGAAGAGATGGAAGTGTTTGCCTAGAATTTACTTTGTCAGGGTTGAATCTTCAATATGACATGTATCCTGACGGGGAAATTAACATATCAAAGCTTTCGATTTCTGTTCAGGACTTTCATCTTCATGATATGAGCAGAGATGCTCCTTGGAAGATG gttTTGGGTTATTACCATtcaaaagatcatccaagagaaTCCTGTGCCAAAGCATTTAACTTAGGGTTAGAAGCGGTTAGACCAGACGCATCAACTCCTCTGGAGGACTACAG GTTACATCTCGAGTTTCTGCCTATGCGGCTGCATCTTGATCAAGACCAACTCAACTTCCTTATCAGCTTCTTTGTTAAGGATTCCTTTGTTGATGAGACTCGTAGTCCGCCTAATAATTCAAGTGAGTCTGAAATGACAGGGAGAAAAAGCAGGAGCTTTGGGAGCCAAACTATTGTGAAGGAGGCGTTACTTCCTTTCTTTCAG AAATGTGATGTGAAGCCCTTAATTGTGCGCATTGACTACATTCCTCGGCATTTTGATCTAGCAGCACTAAGTCGAGGAAACTACACTGAACTTCTCAACTTAGTTGCATGGAAG